A stretch of the Alnus glutinosa chromosome 6, dhAlnGlut1.1, whole genome shotgun sequence genome encodes the following:
- the LOC133871475 gene encoding blue copper protein 1b-like codes for MPSPQYFFILAIAAILVPSVSATEFVVGDDKGWNINFDYQAWAQGKEFHVGDTLVFKYKEGAHNVFKVNGTDFQQCAAPAGIEALISGNDVISLSTPERKWYICGVAKHCEVGNQKLVITVLPQIVSPAPSPVSAAKRSITPICYGWMMTIFGILVMVGV; via the exons ATGCCTTCTCCCCAATATTTCTTCATCCTTGCAATCGCAGCAATTCTTGTCCCTTCAGTTTCGGCCACAGAGTTTGTGGTTGGTGATGACAAGGGTTGGAACATTAACTTTGATTACCAAGCTTGGGCTCAGGGAAAGGAGTTCCATGTGGGTGACACACTtg TTTTCAAGTATAAAGAGGGTGCCCACAATGTTTTTAAAGTCAATGGAACTGACTTCCAACAATGTGCAGCACCGGCGGGAATTGAGGCCCTGATTAGTGGAAATGATGTGATTAGCCTATCAACTCCCGAAAGAAAATGGTATATTTGTGGTGTTGCCAAACATTGTGAGGTTGGAAACCAAAAGCTTGTCATAACAGTGCTGCCTCAAATAGTGTCTCCAGCACCTTCTCCAGTTTCAGCAGCTAAGAGAAGCATTACCCCTATATGTTATGGGTGGATGATGACTATTTTTGGCATCCTTGTGATGGTTGGGGTTTAA
- the LOC133870298 gene encoding disease resistance protein RUN1-like isoform X2: MAVGTSRSPEPFFSSSSSSHSNWIYDVFLCFRGEDTRKNFTDHLYFALRDVGIKIFKDDHELRRGEYLASELLRAIQGSRISIIIFSRNYAASRWCLEELVEIMECRRSMTQLVLPIFYDVEPSDVRNQTGCFAEAFANHEEHYLLDMDKVLRWRRALCEVANLSGWDLRKTANRHEAKFIRKIVKEITKELNSKHLFIALYPVGVDSRVQDITFLLNVGANDVCLVGILGMGGIGKTTIAKAIYNQYFHGFEGKSFLANVRETSKEPRGQVQLQQQLLSDILKTSEIKISSVNRGINMIKERLCNKAILVILDDVDHMEQLNAICRRRDWFGSGSRIIITTRDEHLLKELEVDNVYTVSTMNDSESLELFSWHAFRNSYPTEDYTNLSRSVSAYCGGLPLALEVLGSFLFSRSMLEWKSALDKLKRIPHEQIQNKLRISFDGLSDNTEKDIFIDIACFFIGMDTNYVVKILDGCGFFPKIGISVLIQRCLLKVSGRNTFTMHDLLRDMGREIVREKHPNEPGKWSRLWRHEDAFDILTKHEGTNAVEGLTLELPSLSKVNFNSRVFRKMQRQRLLQLDHVRFTGDYKYLSKELRWIRWHGFPLKFLPNDFYPKNLVVLDLQYSNLKRVWKVPKLLEKMKILNLSHSHYLRQTPDFSKLPNLELLILEDCTSLFEVHHSIGDLSNLVSVNLKDCKFLKSLPRSFYKLKSLETLILSGCSKIDNLADNLGEMQSLTILLADRTAIRQVPFSIVQLKNLKYLSLDGCKGSLSKPLPSLFWSWISPRKSPESVNLLPIVLQGLNSLTHLCLSECNLSDDAIPADLWNLCSLQILDLRCNSFESLSASLGGLSKLQDLRLDRCKNLKSIQNLPASLVFLDAKHCTALERMPDLSKLSKMNGLYLTNCHKLVEIPGLDKRSNPIVSVCMGGCINLTNTFKQYFVQEWATRRFGSVSGIVLPGNQIPDWFTYQCEGPSVHFEVPIVDSILKGFVVCVFISSRVSVLPSYIRCSMSFINHTKNTILTNMAKTSGGPFPFGDNLLLRNIVLTNEFEDGDEAEVVVVALGSDHIIVKKIGVYLVYEEVVDEEIIHYASTSNEDASNNRQNGHSCMRKARSPNKMKDAHILLLEKKLKNLTTEENEYSFYSFMMRSQKFHFG, encoded by the exons ATGGCTGTCGGAACATCGAGATCTCCTGAACCcttcttctcttcatcttcttcctcccaTTCCAACTGGATTTACGACGTGTTCTTGTGTTTTAGAGGTGAAGATACGCGTAAGAACTTCACCGACCACCTCTACTTCGCTTTGAGAGATGTCGGAATTAAAATCTTCAAAGATGACCATGAGCTTCGAAGAGGTGAATATCTTGCATCTGAATTGTTACGGGCAATTCAAGGATCCAGAATCtctatcattattttttcaagGAACTATGCGGCTTCGAGGTGGTGCCTGGAGGAACTTGTGGAGATCATGGAGTGCCGAAGAAGTATGACGCAACTGGTTCTACCTATATTCTATGATGTTGAACCCTCAGATGTGAGAAACCAAACGGGTTGTTTTGCAGAAGCATTCGCAAACCATGAAGAGCATTACTTGTTGGACATGGACAAAGTTCTTAGGTGGAGACGAGCTCTGTGTGAGGTTGCTAATTTGTCAGGATGGGATCTAAGAAAAACTGCAAACAG GCATGAAGCAAAGTTTAtcagaaaaattgttaaagagATTACAAAAGAATTGAACAGCAAGCACTTGTTTATAGCACTCTACCCAGTTGGAGTAGATTCTCGTGTTCAAGACATAACTTTTTTGTTAAATGTCGGAGCTAACGATGTTTGCCTGGTAGGAATCTTGGGTATGGGTGGAATTGGAAAAACAACCATTGCTAAAGCTATTTATAACCAATATTTCCATGGATTTGAAGGTAAAAGTTTCCTTGCAAATGTTAGGGAAACTTCCAAGGAACCTAGGGGCCAAGTTCAGCTCCAACAACAACTTCTTTCTGACATCTTGAAGACAAGTGAGATAAAGATAAGTAGTGTTAACAGAGGAATAAATATGATTAAAGAAAGACTTTGTAATAAAGCAATACTTGTGATACTTGATGATGTAGACCATATGGAGCAACTGAATGCCATATGTAGAAGGCGTGATTGGTTTGGTTCGGGAAGTAGAATTATTATAACAACAAGAGATGAGCACTTGCTAAAGGAGCTAGAAGTGGATAACGTATATACAGTTTCAACAATGAATGATAGTGAATCTCTTGAGCTCTTTAGTTGGCATGCCTTTAGAAATAGCTATCCTACAGAAGATTATACTAATTTGTCAAGAAGTGTTAGTGCTTACTGTGGAGGATTGCCACTAGCTCTTGAAGTTTTGGGCTCATTCCTTTTCTCTAGGAGCATGCTAGAATGGAAAAGTGCATTAGATAAATTGAAAAGGATTCCTCATGAGcaaattcaaaataaacttAGAATAAGTTTCGATGGACTAAGCGACAATACTGAAAAGGATATATTCATTGACATCGCATGTTTCTTCATCGGAATGGACACAAACTATGTTGTAAAAATATTGGATGGATGTGGTTTTTTTCCAAAGATTGGAATTAGTGTCCTCATTCAGCGATGTCTTCTTAAAGTTAGTGGGAGAAACACGTTTACCATGCATGATTTGCTGCGAGACATGGGAAGAGAAATCGTTCGTGAGAAACACCCAAACGAACCAGGGAAATGGAGTAGATTATGGCGGCATGAGGATGCATTTGATATATTGACAAAGCATGAG ggAACAAATGCAGTTGAAGGACTTACTTTAGAATTGCCAAGTCTAAGTAAGGTGAATTTCAATTCAAGAGTATTTAGAAAGATGCAGAGACAAAGATTACTCCAACTTGATCACGTACGATTCACTGGAGACTATAAATATCTTTCCAAAGAATTAAGGTGGATTCGCTGGCATGGATTCCCTCTAAAGTTTCTGCCAAATGACTTTTATCCAAAAAACCTAGTTGTGTTGGACTTACAGTATAGCAATCTCAAAAGAGTATGGAAAGTTCCTAAG TTGCTTGAGAAGATGAAAATTCTAAATCTCAGTCACTCTCATTATCTGAGGCAGACCCCTGACTTTTCAAAACTCCCCAATCTTGAGCTATTAATACTCGAGGATTGTACGAGTTTGTTTGAGGTTCACCACTCCATTGGAGATCTTAGTAATCTTGTTTCGGTGAATTTGAAAGATTGCAAATTTCTTAAAAGTTTGCCAAGGAGTTTTTATAAATTGAAGTCTTTGGAAACTCTTATTCTTTCTGGGTGTTCTAAAATAGACAATTTGGCTGACAACTTGGGGGAGATGCAATCATTGACAATTCTTCTTGCGGACAGAACTGCTATAAGGCAAGTGCCTTTTAGTATAGTGCAACTGAAGAACCTCAAATATTTATCTCTAGATGGGTGTAAAGGATCACTGTCCAAGCCATTGCCTTCACTCTTTTGGTCCTGGATATCACCAAGGAAAAGTCCCGAGTCAGTCAATCTACTGCCAATTGTGCTACAAGGCTTGAACTCACTAACACACTTATGTCTCTCGGAGTGCAATTTATCAGACGACGCAATTCCTGCAGATCTTTGGAATTTATGttctcttcaaattttagaTTTAAGATGCAATAGTTTTGAAAGCCTATCCGCAAGCTTAGGTGGTCTTTCGAAGCTTCAAGATCTCAGATTGGATCGCTGTAAAAACCTtaaatcaatacaaaatttACCCGCAAGCTTGGTTTTTTTAGATGCAAAACACTGCACGGCGCTGGAAAGAATGCCGGATCTATCAAAGCTTTCAAAGATGAACGGTTTGTACCTTACTAACTGCCACAAATTAGTCGAAATTCCAGGTCTGGATAAGCGGTCAAATCCCATTGTATCTGTTTGTATGGGAGGGTGCATAAATCTTACAAATACTTTTAAGCAATACTTCGTACAG GAATGGGCTACGCGTAGATTTGGTAGTGTGTCTGGCATTGTCCTCCCTGGCAATCAAATTCCTGATTGGTTCACCTATCAGTGTGAGGGACCCTCGGTACATTTTGAAGTACCTATTGTTGATTCCATATTGAAAGGGTTTGTTGTATGCGTTTTCATTTCATCACGTGTTTCGGTATTACCTTCATATATTAGATGTAGCATGTCATTTATCAACCATACCAAGAATACTATTTTGACCAATATGGCAAAAACATCCGGTGGCCCATTCCCTTTTGGAGATAACTTATTGCTACGCAATATTGTCCTTACCAATGAGTTTGAGGATGGTGACGAAGCGGAGGTCGTTGTTGTAGCATTGGGATCTGATCACATCATTGTTAAGAAGATAGGGGTGTATCTAGTATACGAAGAGGTTGTTGATGAAGAAATTATTCATTACGCTTCTACATCAAATGAGGATGCTAGTAACAATAGACAGAACGGACACTCCTGTATGAGAAAAGCGAGATCTCCAAATAAAATGAAGGATGCACATATTTTGCTGCTAGAGAAAAAGCTCAAAAATCTTACTACAGAGGAAAATGAGTATTCTTTTTACTCTTTTATGATGAGATCTCAAAAGTTTCATTTTGGATAG
- the LOC133870298 gene encoding disease resistance protein RUN1-like isoform X1 has protein sequence MAVGTSRSPEPFFSSSSSSHSNWIYDVFLCFRGEDTRKNFTDHLYFALRDVGIKIFKDDHELRRGEYLASELLRAIQGSRISIIIFSRNYAASRWCLEELVEIMECRRSMTQLVLPIFYDVEPSDVRNQTGCFAEAFANHEEHYLLDMDKVLRWRRALCEVANLSGWDLRKTANRHEAKFIRKIVKEITKELNSKHLFIALYPVGVDSRVQDITFLLNVGANDVCLVGILGMGGIGKTTIAKAIYNQYFHGFEGKSFLANVRETSKEPRGQVQLQQQLLSDILKTSEIKISSVNRGINMIKERLCNKAILVILDDVDHMEQLNAICRRRDWFGSGSRIIITTRDEHLLKELEVDNVYTVSTMNDSESLELFSWHAFRNSYPTEDYTNLSRSVSAYCGGLPLALEVLGSFLFSRSMLEWKSALDKLKRIPHEQIQNKLRISFDGLSDNTEKDIFIDIACFFIGMDTNYVVKILDGCGFFPKIGISVLIQRCLLKVSGRNTFTMHDLLRDMGREIVREKHPNEPGKWSRLWRHEDAFDILTKHEGTNAVEGLTLELPSLSKVNFNSRVFRKMQRQRLLQLDHVRFTGDYKYLSKELRWIRWHGFPLKFLPNDFYPKNLVVLDLQYSNLKRVWKVPKQLLEKMKILNLSHSHYLRQTPDFSKLPNLELLILEDCTSLFEVHHSIGDLSNLVSVNLKDCKFLKSLPRSFYKLKSLETLILSGCSKIDNLADNLGEMQSLTILLADRTAIRQVPFSIVQLKNLKYLSLDGCKGSLSKPLPSLFWSWISPRKSPESVNLLPIVLQGLNSLTHLCLSECNLSDDAIPADLWNLCSLQILDLRCNSFESLSASLGGLSKLQDLRLDRCKNLKSIQNLPASLVFLDAKHCTALERMPDLSKLSKMNGLYLTNCHKLVEIPGLDKRSNPIVSVCMGGCINLTNTFKQYFVQEWATRRFGSVSGIVLPGNQIPDWFTYQCEGPSVHFEVPIVDSILKGFVVCVFISSRVSVLPSYIRCSMSFINHTKNTILTNMAKTSGGPFPFGDNLLLRNIVLTNEFEDGDEAEVVVVALGSDHIIVKKIGVYLVYEEVVDEEIIHYASTSNEDASNNRQNGHSCMRKARSPNKMKDAHILLLEKKLKNLTTEENEYSFYSFMMRSQKFHFG, from the exons ATGGCTGTCGGAACATCGAGATCTCCTGAACCcttcttctcttcatcttcttcctcccaTTCCAACTGGATTTACGACGTGTTCTTGTGTTTTAGAGGTGAAGATACGCGTAAGAACTTCACCGACCACCTCTACTTCGCTTTGAGAGATGTCGGAATTAAAATCTTCAAAGATGACCATGAGCTTCGAAGAGGTGAATATCTTGCATCTGAATTGTTACGGGCAATTCAAGGATCCAGAATCtctatcattattttttcaagGAACTATGCGGCTTCGAGGTGGTGCCTGGAGGAACTTGTGGAGATCATGGAGTGCCGAAGAAGTATGACGCAACTGGTTCTACCTATATTCTATGATGTTGAACCCTCAGATGTGAGAAACCAAACGGGTTGTTTTGCAGAAGCATTCGCAAACCATGAAGAGCATTACTTGTTGGACATGGACAAAGTTCTTAGGTGGAGACGAGCTCTGTGTGAGGTTGCTAATTTGTCAGGATGGGATCTAAGAAAAACTGCAAACAG GCATGAAGCAAAGTTTAtcagaaaaattgttaaagagATTACAAAAGAATTGAACAGCAAGCACTTGTTTATAGCACTCTACCCAGTTGGAGTAGATTCTCGTGTTCAAGACATAACTTTTTTGTTAAATGTCGGAGCTAACGATGTTTGCCTGGTAGGAATCTTGGGTATGGGTGGAATTGGAAAAACAACCATTGCTAAAGCTATTTATAACCAATATTTCCATGGATTTGAAGGTAAAAGTTTCCTTGCAAATGTTAGGGAAACTTCCAAGGAACCTAGGGGCCAAGTTCAGCTCCAACAACAACTTCTTTCTGACATCTTGAAGACAAGTGAGATAAAGATAAGTAGTGTTAACAGAGGAATAAATATGATTAAAGAAAGACTTTGTAATAAAGCAATACTTGTGATACTTGATGATGTAGACCATATGGAGCAACTGAATGCCATATGTAGAAGGCGTGATTGGTTTGGTTCGGGAAGTAGAATTATTATAACAACAAGAGATGAGCACTTGCTAAAGGAGCTAGAAGTGGATAACGTATATACAGTTTCAACAATGAATGATAGTGAATCTCTTGAGCTCTTTAGTTGGCATGCCTTTAGAAATAGCTATCCTACAGAAGATTATACTAATTTGTCAAGAAGTGTTAGTGCTTACTGTGGAGGATTGCCACTAGCTCTTGAAGTTTTGGGCTCATTCCTTTTCTCTAGGAGCATGCTAGAATGGAAAAGTGCATTAGATAAATTGAAAAGGATTCCTCATGAGcaaattcaaaataaacttAGAATAAGTTTCGATGGACTAAGCGACAATACTGAAAAGGATATATTCATTGACATCGCATGTTTCTTCATCGGAATGGACACAAACTATGTTGTAAAAATATTGGATGGATGTGGTTTTTTTCCAAAGATTGGAATTAGTGTCCTCATTCAGCGATGTCTTCTTAAAGTTAGTGGGAGAAACACGTTTACCATGCATGATTTGCTGCGAGACATGGGAAGAGAAATCGTTCGTGAGAAACACCCAAACGAACCAGGGAAATGGAGTAGATTATGGCGGCATGAGGATGCATTTGATATATTGACAAAGCATGAG ggAACAAATGCAGTTGAAGGACTTACTTTAGAATTGCCAAGTCTAAGTAAGGTGAATTTCAATTCAAGAGTATTTAGAAAGATGCAGAGACAAAGATTACTCCAACTTGATCACGTACGATTCACTGGAGACTATAAATATCTTTCCAAAGAATTAAGGTGGATTCGCTGGCATGGATTCCCTCTAAAGTTTCTGCCAAATGACTTTTATCCAAAAAACCTAGTTGTGTTGGACTTACAGTATAGCAATCTCAAAAGAGTATGGAAAGTTCCTAAG CAGTTGCTTGAGAAGATGAAAATTCTAAATCTCAGTCACTCTCATTATCTGAGGCAGACCCCTGACTTTTCAAAACTCCCCAATCTTGAGCTATTAATACTCGAGGATTGTACGAGTTTGTTTGAGGTTCACCACTCCATTGGAGATCTTAGTAATCTTGTTTCGGTGAATTTGAAAGATTGCAAATTTCTTAAAAGTTTGCCAAGGAGTTTTTATAAATTGAAGTCTTTGGAAACTCTTATTCTTTCTGGGTGTTCTAAAATAGACAATTTGGCTGACAACTTGGGGGAGATGCAATCATTGACAATTCTTCTTGCGGACAGAACTGCTATAAGGCAAGTGCCTTTTAGTATAGTGCAACTGAAGAACCTCAAATATTTATCTCTAGATGGGTGTAAAGGATCACTGTCCAAGCCATTGCCTTCACTCTTTTGGTCCTGGATATCACCAAGGAAAAGTCCCGAGTCAGTCAATCTACTGCCAATTGTGCTACAAGGCTTGAACTCACTAACACACTTATGTCTCTCGGAGTGCAATTTATCAGACGACGCAATTCCTGCAGATCTTTGGAATTTATGttctcttcaaattttagaTTTAAGATGCAATAGTTTTGAAAGCCTATCCGCAAGCTTAGGTGGTCTTTCGAAGCTTCAAGATCTCAGATTGGATCGCTGTAAAAACCTtaaatcaatacaaaatttACCCGCAAGCTTGGTTTTTTTAGATGCAAAACACTGCACGGCGCTGGAAAGAATGCCGGATCTATCAAAGCTTTCAAAGATGAACGGTTTGTACCTTACTAACTGCCACAAATTAGTCGAAATTCCAGGTCTGGATAAGCGGTCAAATCCCATTGTATCTGTTTGTATGGGAGGGTGCATAAATCTTACAAATACTTTTAAGCAATACTTCGTACAG GAATGGGCTACGCGTAGATTTGGTAGTGTGTCTGGCATTGTCCTCCCTGGCAATCAAATTCCTGATTGGTTCACCTATCAGTGTGAGGGACCCTCGGTACATTTTGAAGTACCTATTGTTGATTCCATATTGAAAGGGTTTGTTGTATGCGTTTTCATTTCATCACGTGTTTCGGTATTACCTTCATATATTAGATGTAGCATGTCATTTATCAACCATACCAAGAATACTATTTTGACCAATATGGCAAAAACATCCGGTGGCCCATTCCCTTTTGGAGATAACTTATTGCTACGCAATATTGTCCTTACCAATGAGTTTGAGGATGGTGACGAAGCGGAGGTCGTTGTTGTAGCATTGGGATCTGATCACATCATTGTTAAGAAGATAGGGGTGTATCTAGTATACGAAGAGGTTGTTGATGAAGAAATTATTCATTACGCTTCTACATCAAATGAGGATGCTAGTAACAATAGACAGAACGGACACTCCTGTATGAGAAAAGCGAGATCTCCAAATAAAATGAAGGATGCACATATTTTGCTGCTAGAGAAAAAGCTCAAAAATCTTACTACAGAGGAAAATGAGTATTCTTTTTACTCTTTTATGATGAGATCTCAAAAGTTTCATTTTGGATAG